The following proteins come from a genomic window of Drosophila sulfurigaster albostrigata strain 15112-1811.04 chromosome X, ASM2355843v2, whole genome shotgun sequence:
- the LOC133848305 gene encoding uncharacterized protein LOC133848305, which yields MNTKEFVVMPTSYGKMTKRQEIIQSRALDLLNMIHNTSGSSTQSDPSFDENENNFELPLLFNTHLLDFSKDNALIFGGRCVISVDHISPLKVSRRILKPQLTSDGYFRPNPERIVQRLFGILDLRHLLLLITPTIAVRRQANEHVLHGFEVATQLHLGVTILTSKERELIELQHNASNYALIFCSGYIDLEDLYLKTPIKDQIFNVLHQKPTKAVCVSNGESRIILHYRCCAEERAMSLVQPRELSAAYLSSSSASSSNCLRQIGGEVEIPPPVEDKPKKKRKLVKRVKQKKTSASSQSKLSKKKPKKLPEKTELNFTFSPLDRSESKHSEVSTLKKRKLKLKPKSMRIAPLSKGLSPTERKQHAETFDKEKLRLLERKWNGFGNSDSKRRDILTSKRP from the coding sequence atgaataccAAAGAGTTCGTAGTGATGCCAACATCATATGGCAAGATGACCAAGAGACAGGAGATCATTCAGAGCAGAGCTCTCGACTTGCTCAACATGATACACAACACAAGTGGATCGAGTACTCAGAGCGATCCTTCATTCgacgagaacgagaacaacTTCgagttgccgctgctgttcaACACACACTTGCTCGACTTTAGCAAGGACAATGCGCTGATCTTTGGCGGACGTTGCGTGATCAGCGTCGATCACATTTCGCCGCTTAAGGTATCGCGACGCATCCTGAAGCCGCAGTTGACCAGCGATGGCTACTTTCGACCCAATCCCGAGCGCATCGTGCAGCGTCTGTTTGGGATCCTCGACTTGCGGCATCTCCTCTTGCTGATCACGCCAACGATCGCGGTGCGGCGCCAGGCCAATGAGCATGTGTTGCACGGCTTTGAGGTGGCCACGCAGCTGCACTTGGGCGTCACCATACTGACGAGCAAGGAGCGCGAGCTCATTGAACTCCAGCACAATGCTAGCAACTATGCGCTGATCTTTTGCTCGGGCTACATCGATCTCGAGGATCTGTATCTCAAAACACCAATCAAGGATCAGATCTTTAATGTGTTGCACCAAAAACCCACCAAAGCGGTTTGTGTCTCCAACGGCGAGAGTCGAATCATTCTCCACTATCGTTGCTGTGCCGAAGAGCGAGCTATGAGCCTTGTCCAGCCAAGGGAATTATCTGCTGCATATCTCTCTTCTAGTTCAGCCTCAAGCAGCAACTGTTTGCGACAGATTGGAGGTGAAGTCGAGATTCCCCCGCCAGTGGAGGACAAGCCTAAGAAGAAACGCAAGTTGGTAAAGCGCgtgaaacaaaagaaaacttcTGCGTCTTCTCAGAGCAAGCTTTCCAAGAAGAAGCCGAAGAAGCTGCCCGAGAAGACCGAACTCAACTTCACCTTCTCTCCTCTGGATCGCAGCGAGTCCAAACACTCTGAAGTGTCAACCTTAAAGAAGCGAAAGCTCAAGCTGAAGCCGAAGTCGATGCGCATTGCTCCTCTGTCCAAAGGCTTAAGTCCCACCGAAAGAAAGCAACATGCCGAAACGTTTGATAAGGAGAAACTTCGTCTCTTAGAGCGCAAATGGAATGGCTTCGGGAACAGCGACTCCAAGCGTCGCGACATCTTGACCAGCAAGCGTCCCTAA